The nucleotide window GTTCACGGAACGCATTTCCGGGTTTTTTAGGTCGGGTGAGATGGGCCTTACGCGGCCGAAAGGACCGCTCAGTTGAGGAGCAAAGGGCGCCAGTAATGCGGGGCTCGGAAGATTGGGGAAGGCGGCCAGTGCTGCAGCCCCCGCGGGTGTAGAGTTGTCGATGGTAACCGTATTCAATGTCGTGCCATCGAAGTTAAGTGAATCCAGCACTACGTTGTTGAAGGCGAGCATTGTTGTCTCGGCAAAGGACAAACGGAACAGTGTCTTGTCCCACGGAGCGTAGGTGAAACCCAACCGGGGCTGCCAGTTGTTTCCGTCAGATGAACAGGCCGAAATCAGACCGTTACCCTGGAAACAGGTGCCGTTCGGACCGGGAATTTTGCCGCCTTTAAATGCGCCGGCTTCAAAGTCATATCGCAATCCGGCGTTCATGGTCAGCTTGCGGCTGATCTTCCATGTGTCCTGGATGTAGAACCCGTAGATGTTGTCCTTGGAGGTGACTTCTCCCGGGCCAAACGCAATCGTCAAACTGGTCGGAACGAAGGGGTCCGTTGGGGTCCCAGTCCCGCTGGCGGTGTATTGTCCAAAGTGAAACTGCGGGAAAAGCGAGTTCCAGGGATAGTAGCTGATGTTGAACCCGGTTTTCCATGTGTGGTTCCCGTGGACCCAGGTCAAGTTGTCAATATATTGATACCGCTTTTGCAGGCCACCCTGGGGGCAGCAGAAATCTGCGCCGGTCGTCGCATCTCCAAGATCGGTGTGGATGATTCCGGGAGCGCTGCTGGCGTCAGATGTCGCGGTGACAAAACGGTAAAAAACAAACCGGGCTTCGTTCGTCAGGTTGGACGAGAGCGAAGAAACCAAGCCTACATTGACGCTGGCATTGTTAATCGTGCTGCTGGTGAGGCCATCTGGCGTGATGTTAGTTCCCGTTTGGACGATAACGTTTGCTTCCCGAAGGCGGTCCACTGCATAGCGCGCTGTCAATAAGTGCTTGTCTGTGATGTGGTAATCGATCTTTGCAGAATAGAGCAGGTTATTGACTGGCGACTGAACCGTAACGTTGCCCCCAAGTTCAGGGGGGGGAGTTAACGTGAGCGGGACAGCTTGGCGGCTTAGCTCATAGCTGGTAAACCAGAAAAGTTTATCCTTCTTGAAGGGACCGCCTAAAGTGAAACCACCTTCCTTGCGGTGGAAAGGGGCGCGCGGACAACCCTCGATCGATGTCGGATCGGGGCAGCGCGGGTCGCCAAGAATTCCCACATTATAAAAGGGATCAGATGCGGCCAGGTTTCGTCCGCGGAAATACATGTGACCATCGCCGTGAATACTGTTAGTGCCGGACTTCGTTACAACATTCATTACCAGGCCGGTGGCCTGGCCGTATTCCGCGTTGTAGTTGTTGGTCAGAACCTGAAATTCCTGCACCTCGTCAATGGATGCGCCTGTGCTATCACGGCCGGAAACCAGTTGGTCAGTTATGTTGGCGCCATCTACGTTGTAAAGATTGCCGCGATTGTTGATGGAGCCGGGAGAGATAAGATCGGTGGTCAAGCCGCTGGTATCAGACTTTACGCCAGGGGCCGTAAGCGCGAGCTGGGCGTAATCATTCACTGTGCCGCCGGCGCCAGCCAGTGTAGGCAGTCGTTCCATATCCAGGTTCGTGATATTGGTGGAGACATCAGTCTTGGTGGTTTCGATTAGAGGGGCTTGCGTGGTCACTTCCACGCTTTCTGTTGATCCTGCCACGTTTAACTTGAAGCCGAGGTCTCTCTGGTCGCCCAAATTCAGAACGATATTTTTTGTTGAACCCGGCGCAAACCCTTTTGCGTCAACGGCCACGTCATAAGTGCCAGGTTGAAGGTTGGGAATCACATAGTTACCGGTCGAGGTGGTTGTTGCTGATCGGCCTGTGCCCGTTGCCTGGTTGGTTGCGGTCACCTTGGCGCCCGGAACGACCGCTCCCTGCGGGTCAACCACGGTACCCGAAATTTGTGCGCTGGATGCGCTCTGTGCATTTGCCATAAATGGCAAACAGCAACATAAGAATGCGATCGTACAGAACTGTTGCAGACGCTTCATCGAGGATCTCCTTGATCTAGCTTCTTCATCTCCCTCTCCATGGTTAGAGCAACAGCGCACTCCAGCATCGCTGAATGCAAGAACCGAGAGACGCGGAGAATTTTAAACCCTTTTGGTAATACGTCTAGTGAAAATAAATGCCTTCTGACGAAATCGGTAGTGGATTGCTTTTCATCACGAAATTTAACTCTCGATAACTATCCAGAAATCCGTATTACTGAATATCGAGCGAGGCGCCACATGTTTTGTGGCCACTCAGACAATGCCGGTTAAGCGAATGTCATCGCGCGGCATTGTCCAACGGAAAGTTTTGCGCCGTCGCATAGTTCGTGCCGGGGTGCATTCATAGTGCATGTGAGGTTACGAAGGTAACAGCCAGTTCCATAATGGGAAATACCCGCGTTAGCTATCCGGGTTCGGCCGTGTGACTCTGGGTTTCATCGGATTTTGCCGGATTTCGGGGGTATATCTTGGAAAACACAGCAGAAGCTAAATGACCTGCGGACATGTACTAATGTGTTGATTCTTAAGGTATATAACTGAACGTGTGTACCTGGGTACCGATTGACATTCGAACAGTTGTTGCTATATTCGCGCCTGAGGCCTGTAAAACCATGAACAATATATATGACGCGATAAAAGAGAAAGAAAACCAAATCGCCATTTTCCAGGCGCAAATCTCAGGCTTGAATGCCGAGATTGAAGCCCTGCGAGTAGCAGCGCGAATCCTGGAAGGCGGCAGCGCCCAGGGCGTTCCGGAAGCGGCACGTCCGGTGGCAGTGCAAACATCCAGCAACGGCGGAGACAAAACCAAACGGGTTTGGCCGTAAAGACCGGCCGCTCGTCGCCGTACACGCGTCCATTCCCTCGCTCCCAAAGCGAGTCCCCCACGCAACGCGTAACCGGCAAAGCGCTCACGTCTTACGTTCGCGGCCCGGTTGGTTTTTGGTCCCAGGATACGGCAGAGCGGTGATCGGGCCATCGGCGTCAGCCGGGGCGGGATGTGTGAACGTGCAGAAGCGCATGGAGCGGATTTGATTCGAATCGCTCTTTGAACGCTTCGACAGAAATATTTTCCGGGGCAACACAGCGAGTTCAAATTAAAAAGAAAAAATAGAAGTTTGAGGGACGGCGTACACATGGCAACCCAAGCAGATACTGCTAACAGCACCGCGAGCAAGAGAGGCCGTGGCGCCTCGCCGGACGATCTGGCGGTAGTGGCGCAACGCGCCCAAGCCTTTACCAACGCTTCCGGAGTGGCCATCGCACTAAGCGAAGGCAACGCCGATGAGATCGTATGCCGCGCACGTAGCGGGGCCAGCGCGCCGGAGGTCGGTGCGGCGTTGCGCGTCAATGGGACCTTTACCGGACTCTGCATTCAAACCGGCAAAGAGTTGCGTTGCGACGATTGTGAGACGGATACGCGCGTCGACACGGCCGCGATCCGCGCACTGGGAATACGCTCCATGGTAGTGACGCCGATCCGTGAAGACAGCCGGGTGGTTGGCGTATTGGCGGCATTTGCGCCTACGCCGCACGCTTTTACCATTACGCATGTGGCCGTGCTTAAAACCATGGCCGATCAGATTTCCGCGCTGCTGCAAAAGGAGCGTCGCGCCCGCGAGGAGAATCCGCAGGTGGAAGCTCCGCGGCAGCCAGTGCCGGCAATCACGGCCAAACCCGTGGCAGTCCCGGCGCCCACGCCAGTGCAGCCGCCCGTACAGGCAACTCCTCCGGCCGTGGTGATCAAGCCTTCGTCTTCAGCCCCGCGCGCGGCCGCCACGGCCCCTGCCAAAGCGGAGCCTATCAAGAGTGCGCCTCTGGAAGTGGTTCCGCTTGCCACGCCGCCCAAAAAAGAAGAGAAGCGCTTTGAAGCCGCACCGCGAGCAAATTTTGGCACGTTTGATTCAGTGGCGGCAGAGGATAAAAAATCCGGAAGCCGATTCATGATGATTGGCGTGGTTGCGGTGCTGGTGATTGCCGCTGCGGCCACGTTTGCCTTCCTGAAAATGCAAAAGCCCAAAACCGCCGCGCCGCAGCAGACGCAGGAAGCCGCGAATGTGCCTCCGGCCATTGTGCCGCCATCCGGTACGGGACAGCCCGCTTCCGGCGCGACGGCTGCGGCCGCTACGCCAAGCACAATTTCGATGCCTCCGGCTGCAAAGTCTGTAGCGGAGAAACCATCGGCCAAGACGGTTGCCGAGAAGAATTCATCGCCGGCAGAAAAACCTGTTGTCACGGAGAAGCCGGCGTCGGTCGCTACTCTTGGCAGCACCGGAACGTCCAGGATCGCGAAGCAGAACACGGTGACAGCAGCCCCGGATGTAGCCCCTTCTTTCACCGCGGACACCACGAATTCGGCAGCGCCTTTATCCAGTCTGGCGCGGCCTGTAGCATCCTCGGCGCCTTCGGCGGCTGCGATTGAGCAATCGCAGCTTGAGCCTCTTCAGGTGCTCAGGACCGGCCCACTCGTTTATCCGGCCATTGCCAAAGCCCGTGGCATCACCGGCCCTGCCGTTGTGTTAGTTACGGTAGGAAAGGATGGCAAGCCATACAATCCGAAATTTATGAGCGGACAGCCCGTTTTCAAAGATGCCGCGATTCAGGCGGTCATGGGTTACCTGTTCAAGCCGGCCAAGCTCAACGGCCAGCCGATTGAACAATCAACCACGATCAGGCTGAATTTCCGCTGATCAATACCTGATTCAACGTACCGAGGCGCATCTTGAGAGCGATTCAGGATGCGCCTTTGGCGTTTCTGGGAATCGTTGCACGCGGTTGCTTTCAGGATGTTGCCTAGGCGCGGGCCGTCTGCTGGGTCGCCACGGCACGGCGCGCACGTATGCGCGATACCACCCAGATGACGAGTCGATAAGAGAGCAGGATCGCGAGTACCGCGCCGTAGGTCAAAGGTCGGCGCAAGTCTGCCTTGACCAGCCAGATGAAATGGATCACGCCCGCAGCCGCGCTGAAGTAGATAAGGCGGTGCAGCTTTTGCCAGCGCTTGCCGCCCATGCGGCGAATCCAGCCCTTTGTGGAGGTGAGTGCGAGCGGCAACATCAGGATCCATGCCGTCACGCCTGCGGTGATGAATCGGCGCTTGGCAATATCGTGGAGCATTGCATGGACGTCAAAAAACTTGTCGAGCCAAATGTACGTCATCAAATGCAGTGAACCGTAAAAGAACGCGAATAGCCCCAGCATTCGGCGGAAGCGGATCAGCCAAGTCAGGCCGCTGAGTTTGCGAACCGGCGTAACGCTGAGCGTGATCAGCAGGAACGTGAGCGTCCACCTGCCGGTGGTCCGCGTGATTACATCAATGGGATTCGCGCCCAGGCCGTCATGAAAGCCTTTCCATGTAAGCACAAAGGCCGGCCCCAGGCAGAGGAGAAACACCGGCGCTTTCAATGCTCGAATAAACTTTTCCGGCAGCGATTTCATCAGTAATTTTTTTGCAGGTCCATGCCCGAGTAGAGGCTTGCGACCTGATCAGCATAGCCATTGAACATGAGCGTGGGGCGCTTGCGAAATTCGCCAATCCGGCGCTCACTTGCCTGGCTCCAGCGCGGATGGTCTTTCTGCGGATTCACGTTGGAATAAAAGCCGTATTCATCGGGAGCCATCCTGTTCCACGTTGTCGGCGGCATGGAGTCAGTAAAACTGATCTTTACGATCGCCTTGATGCCCTTGAATCCGTATTTCCACGGCACCACCAAACGCAGGGGGGCGCCATCGACGTTGGGAAGAACTTCGTCGTACAGGCCGACGGCCATGATGGACAGCGGATGCATGGCCTCATCCATGCGCAGGCCTTCAACATAAGGCCAGTCCAGCACGCCACTGCGCTTCTGGTTGGGCATCTGATCGGGAGCGAGAACGGTCTGAAACGCGACAAACTTTGCGCTGGGGAGCGGATCTGCGGCTTTGATCAACGCGCTGAGCGGGAATCCGACCCAGGGAATAATCATGGACCAGCCTTCAACGCAGCGATGGCGATAGATGCGCTCTTCCAACGGCGCAAGCTTCATGATGGCGTCAATATCCAGCTTCTTGGGCTTCTTCACCATGCCATCAATTGCGACGATCCATGGGCGCGTACGAAAGTTTTTTGCTAGCCCGTTCGGCTCGTATTTGTCCGTGCTGAATTCGTAGTAATTGTTGTAATTCGTAATGTCCTTGAATGATGTGGGAGTCTCTGAGGTGCTGAGCTTGCTTTTCACAATGCCGCTGAGTTTTTGGCCGTCGGCATGGACGGTCTCAGATGCGCTCATGTGGTCGCGCAGGTAAAAGCCGCCTGCCAGCGCCGCACTCGCTGCCGCCGCACCAGCAATAAACTTGCGCCGGGTCAGGTAGGTCGATTTGGGAGTGATCTCTGAGGACGGTATGTCAGTTGGTTTCTTGATCAGCATATTATTCCGTGCACCCTTGCTTCTATTTTACTGCCCCGCCACCGATATCCGGCACTTACTTTGAGATGATCTGGCTTGCAGAAAGATACATTTGGAGTACGAATTTGGGGAGCGCTTGGATTTTTGAGGCACGCAAAGAGTGCAAGTTGCTGAGATATTGGACGTTCCATCTTCAGGTCCATGGCGATGAGAGAATCCCTTGAAGCTGCTAAGCTAGCCCCGTACATGGAAAATCCGAGACTTCTACTCTTCCTTCTCTTATTGGTCGCGGCCACACGCTTGTCTGGCCAGCAGGGGCCCCCAAGCCGCGCCGATTTTGCGCGGATTGGGGTAGAGCAGGGGCCCCCAAGCCGCGCCGATTTTGCGCGGATTGGGGTAGAGCAGGGGCCCCCGAGCCGCGCCGATTTTGCGCGGATTGGGGTAGAGCAGGGGCGTCCATCTTCGCAGAGCGGCTTTGATATCGAAGCCGCTTCCCGCTTCGCGCAACTCGCGCTCGACTGCGTGCACAAGGAGTATCCCAATAAGATCGCGCATTCGATGAATAGTGATGCCGATGTCGCACCGCCTCGTAAACTCACGCCTTCTTTCTACGGCTGTTACGACTGGCACTCCTCGGTCCACGGACATTGGCTTCTCGTGCGCCTGGCCCGCACCTTTCCTGACGCGCCTTTCGCGCTCCAGGCGCGCGCAGCGTTGCAGCAGAGCCTGACGGCAGAGAACCTGCGCACGGAGGCCTCATACCTGCAAGCTGAGGGCCGTGCCAGCTTTGAGCGGCCATACGGCCTAGCCTGGTTGCTGCAGCTTGCTGTGGAACTGCGCGATTGGGCGGCAGATGATCCGAAGAACCTGACGGTCCACGCGCTCTATGTCAACCTGCTTCCACTGGAGCAAAGCGCCGTGGATCGCCTCAAGGTCTGGCTGCCCAAGCTCTCTTACCCGGTGCGGATCGGAGAGCACAACCAGACTGCATTCGCCATGGGCCTGATGATCGATTACGCGCGCCGCGTCGATGATCAGGATTTCACAAAGCTGCTTCTCGCCAAGGCGCGTCAATTTTATCTCGCAGATAAGAACTGCCCTCTTTCCTACGAGCCTTCCGGCGAAGATTTTCTTTCTCCCTGCCTGGCTGAAGCCGATCTCATGCGCCGCGTGCTCTCTCCGCCGGATTTTGCCTCCTGGCTGCACACATTTCTTCCGCAAATTCCTCGCGACGGCTCCGCCGGTTGGCTGCCGACCCAGAAATCCACCGACCCATCCGACCCCAAGCTGGGTCACATCGACGGCCTGAACCTGAGCCGGGCGTGGATGCTCGAGGGAATAGCCTCAGGACTTCCAGCGAACGATCCGCGCCTGAAATCGCTCGCGGCCTGCGCCGCAGCGCACCGCAGCGCCGGTCTGGCTGCTGTCACCGGCGAGCACTACGAAGGCGGACACTGGCTGGGCAGCTTCGCCGTGTATCTCGTCACTCGGCGCGGCATCGCCAAATGAACTTGATCGTGGGCTGTAACGATTTCAGATTTCGCCGACCTGAGGCCCTGTTCGACCTTGCCAACCCCCTAGTGCAGGCGATTACTGTCGGTCAAACCCCACAAACACCGGCTCCGGCTGCAACCGCACTCCCCAGATTTCGAATACCTTTTTCTCGATTTGGTCTTTGAGGGCGAGAATGTCTTTTGCCGTTGCGCCGCCGCGGTTCACGAGTGCCAGAGTATGTTTGCGCGAAATGCCGACCGGGCCCAGCGAATAGCCTTTGGAAAATTCTGACTGCTCCACCAGCCACGCGGCTGCGAGTTTTACCCGACCATCGGCGGCGGGATAGCGGGGCATGGTCTTGCCGGGAGCGCGCTTCTCCGCCAGTGCCTGAATGCGGCTCCCTTCAGCGGCGCTGACGATGGGGTTCTTGAAGAATGATCCGGCGCTGCGGCAATCTTCGTCGCCTTCAACCAGAAGCATGGCCTTGCTCTGGCGGATGGAACGCACTGCATCGCGCACTTGGTGCAGCGTGGGTTTTTCAACGTTACTGGCTGCGAAAAAGTTTTTTACGTCAGCGTATTCGATTTTTGGTTCAACGTTGCGGCAAAGTCGGTAAGAAACTTCCAGCACAATGAACTCGCCCCGGCGCGCGCCGTTGAAAATGCTGGAGCGATAGGAAAAGCCGCAGTCGGCTTTGCTGAGGTCTAGCACCGTGCCGGTAGCGATCTCCAGCGCGCGCACGTGGGTGATGGTTTCAGATACTTCCTGCCCGTAAGCGCCCACATTCTGGACCGGCGTGCCGCCCACCGTCCCGGGAATTCCGCTCAGGCATTCAATGCCGCCGCAATTTTTGCTGATGGCGAGCGCCACAAGCGAGTCCCAGTTTTCACCGGCGGAGGCGTGGAAGAGCATCTTCTGGAGGTCACCCTCAAACTCCACGCCCGCCAGAGATATTTTCAGGACCAGGCCGGGCCAGCCGCTATCGGCAACAACAAGGTTGCTGCCGCCGCCCAGGACAAAAAGTGGTAGCTTCTGCGCGAAGGCGAAGGCCACCGCTTCGGAAACTTCATGTTCCGAATGGGCGTCTACAAAGTAACGCGCCGGGCCACCGACGTGAAAAGTGGTCAACGGTGCAAGGGGGATGTTTTCCTGGGTCCTCAAAAGATTCGTAACAGATTACAGCACAAGGCCGTTATGGAAAAGAGTTTTTAATTGGTAGAATAGAGAGCAGATCAGATCGGGAGGAAAGAGAAATGTATCCAGAGGGAATGGTGGCGCCCATGCGCCAGGAGCTGACAGCAGGCGGCATTCAAGAAGCGCGGACCGCGGCCGACGTGGAAAATGCCATCAACCAGAAAGGCACCGTGATGGTAGTGGTGAACTCCATCTGCGGATGCGCGGCAGGCAGAATGCGTCCCGGCGTGCGCGCGGCGATTCAGAGCGGCGTCCGTCCGGACCGTATGATCACCGTCTTTGCCGGACAGGACCGCGAAGCGACCGACGCGGCCCGCAGCCATTTCACAGGTTTTCCGCCAAGTTCGCCTTCAATTGCCTTGATGCGCGATGGACAACTTGTCTACATGATGCAGCGCCACGACATTGAGACGAGCGATCCGAATACGATTGCCACCCGGCTGAAGCAGGCTTTTGAGAAGCATTGCGCGAAGGAAGCAGTCAGCAATTAGTACTTAGTAATTGGTACTTAGTAAAACAGGGGCACGCAAATGCGTGCCCTTTGTGTTTTTGGGGAGGCAAAAAGCAGAGATGAAAATCAGGCTTTGCTAGGCCATGTGGTTGTGATTACAGGGGCAAGCCGCACTCTTCCAGATTGTCTTGGGAATCAATGCGCACAAGTAGTTAGGGCAGAGAGAGTGGGGTATCGCTGCCTAGTTCTAATTTATAAAAATCTCTTATTTTGGCTGTCTGTTGCAAGAATGGACACTTTAAGAAATGATTCCGGCATATAATTCGCGCACTTTCCTGTCTGTACAAACAAATTAGGCGGACTCAAATCTCAGATCAGGACTGAAAGGGGCCGTTTTGTCTACTTATCAAAATGAAATTAAAGCAATTGCCATAGCTAATAATGATTATGTACACGTGGCTTGGAATTTTGGCGCGCAACCAATCGCGGGCTGTGGGGGCTTCGCTGTCTACAGGATCGAGAAGGGTGGCGATCCTAATGGCCAAGCGTTGCCTGCGTTCGATAGAGACAGTAGCGGCAAGCGGCTGAAGGTTACCTGTGAAGACCAACCGATTCGCAAATACAACTGGCGCGATGTCTACGCGAAAAGAGGCGGCACTTACAAGTATAAAGTGATACCCATGCGCGCTCCGCGACAGCCGCTTACCAGCCTCGCAGTGGCAGAGACGGATTGGGTCGTCGTGTCCGGCAAGTATGACAAGGTGCAGGTTTACTTCAACCGGGGCATTCTGGGAACCCAGCACACGGCTGACGATCTGTGGAACCCTGCCAAGAAGAAGCCGGATTTTGCCAAGATCGAACAGAAGATCAATGATCCTAAGGATGATTTAAGGAAGTCGCTATGCGGCCAATTATATGAAGCACTGACGCAACTTCTTGATCGCGCCAAAAGAGACGGTGGTTCCTGTTGGGCCTCGCTCTATGAAATGACTGACCCGCAGCTTATTGACCGTCTGACTGAATGTAAAGACCTGCATCTCATTCTTTCGAACGACAATGACGAAAAGCAACAAAACAAGAAGAAGGTTGTCATCTATGACGGCAAGAACCAGCCTGGTGTGAAGAAGTTGAAGAACGCCAAGGAGATCATTCGCCGCTATATGCCGTCTGGACACATCGGACACAACAAGTTCTTTGTCTATTGCGACAAGGTGGGAAACGCAAAAGCCGTCCTTACGGGGAGCACCAATTGGACGGCGAGTGGTCTTTGTACTCAGAGCAACAATGCGATCCTCATCGAGGATGACCGCCTGGCGTCCGACTATTTGCAATATTGGAAAGATTTAAAAACGGATGCGCTGGCAGCGGGAGTGCCCAAGCAGCCTGCTCCGATGAAGGGGATTCAGGGCCAGGTACTGCGCACTGCCTGCGCCACGCCGCGAGACCCCCTCCCGCAAGAGAACAAATCAACCGTTACTGTCTGGTATTCTCCCAATACTCACGGGGCGATGAAGTCGGGAGCCAAAACTGCGCCGCCAACCCCGGTGGACATGCAGCGGGTCTATGACCTGATACACAAGGCGCAGCAGTCAGTTTTGTTCCTGGCCTTTATGCCAGGAAAGGCAGGAAGCGAAGGCAGCTTCCATTTCCTCAAGGAACTGGCGAAGGCTGCGGCGGCAAAGCCAGAGCTCTTTGTTCGCGGCGCAGTCAGCGATCCCGACCTGACGAAGGAATTTGACCTCTCCATTTTGACTTCCGGTGTGTCAGAGGACGCCATGATTTCCTCGCCGCAGGGAATTTTCAAGAATTTCGAAGCATGGCGTGAGGAGATTTACAAGTATGGGCATGCAATCATTCACGACAAAACCATAGTTATTGATCCGTTCGGTTCCAAATGCGCCGTCATTACCGGAAGCCACAACTTAGGCTTCCGAGCTTCCTCCAATAATGACGAAAACATGCTAATTATTGAAGGCGACCCGGAAGTGGCGAAGGCATATGCAGCCCACGTGATGGACATTTTTGAGCACTATCGTTCCCGCTGGATTAATGCCGGTCACAAAACGGACGACTACGATCCGCGCCAGGACCCGAACTGGCAGCAAAGATACTTTGAAGATTTTCGTCCGGCTTATGCGGAACGGCTCTTTTGGATAGCGAGTGGCGGCGCTCTTCCCCTACTGAAGCCGAATCCTCACACCAAAGGTGTGGGCAAGCATCTGGAGCAGGCAGCAGAAGCGAAGAAGGAAGCAGCGGCGAAGCGCAAAGCCATGAAGAAAGCTGCAGGCTCGGGATCAGGGGATTAACCTCAGGAAAGGATTCACTTGGGAAGAAGGGCTGGAGCCCAGCCCTTTACGTTCTTTAACGTGGCCTACTTTCCCGGCTTCTCCGCCTTCTTGGGCGGCGGAATGCTGATATCGATCATATTCACCTTGCCAAAGGTTGAGAGCTGGCGGTCAAAATCCTTGGCGTTGCCGACTACCAGCACCGCCATCTTTTCCGGGTGGAGATATTTGCGGGCCACGCGATCAACGTCAGCGGGCGTGACCTTTTCAATTCCCGCGCGGAACTGCTCCAGGAAGTCCGGCGGGAAGCCATAGAACTCATAGCGCATACGCTCTGCCAGGACTTTCTGCTTGGAATCAAACTCAAAGATGAAGGAATTCAAAATGGCGTCTTTGGCTTTTTTCATTTCAATCGGCTGGACTGTGCCGGTAATGAGCTTTTCCATCTCCTTGCGCAGCGCATCGATTCCGGCGGCGGTTGTTGCGCTTTTGGTCCCCATGGCAAAGCGGGTAATCCCGGAATGATCAAATGCCGTCCCTACGCCACCGCCCACGGAGTAAGCCAGCCCAAGCTTGGTGCGAATATTCACGAACAGGCGGGAAGAGAATCCGCCGCCAAATAACTCATTCATGACATCAATAGCGTAGTAATCGGGATTGCGGCGATCAATGCCGAGGTCAACCATCTCAATGGAACTCTGGTTGACATCATTTTTTTCTACAAAATAAATTCCCGGTGTGGGGCCGTGAAAAGTAATCTTCGCGGGGACAAATGGCTCGCCTTTGGGCATGTTGCCAAAAGCCTGACGCAACTTTTGTTCCATGGCGGCGGAATCAAAATCACCGGCAAGACCCAAGATCATGTTATTGGGCGCGATGGTGCGCTTGTGCCATTGCATCAAGTCTTCACGCGTGATGGCCGCCACGGTGTCATACTCAGCCGTGCGGGAATAAGGATTGTCCGGGCCATATGCCAGCTTGGCAGATTCGCGGCCGGCGATTTCGTCGAGATCGTCATTGCGGCGCGAGATCAGGCTGAAAAACTGTTGCTTCGCAAGATCAATTTTGTCCTGGCGAAACTCCGGGTTTTCCAGAAGATCCAGCACGACGGGGAAGACCTGATCATAATTTTCCTTCAGCGATGACCAGGAAAGAAAGGTCGAGTCCGCGCTGTCTGAAGCTTCAACGCGCGCGGCATGGGCCTCAAGAAAATCGTCAAGCTCGTCACCGGTTTTGCTTTTGGTGCCGCCCGTGCGCCACACATCGGCATAAAGGGAGATCATGCCGATCTTGTCCGCCGGCTCTTCACGCGATCCGCCACGGATGCGGATGGTGCCATCAATCAGCGGCAGTTCGTGGTCTTCCTGCAGGAAGATCACCATTCCGTTGGGCAGTTCCACACGGCGCGGCTCCTGCGGCTTGAATTGATGCAGCGGCGGAATGGGAACTTTTTGCCATGATGTGGCCGGCGCGGCAGAAGGCTTGGCTGTTGCCTGTGGGACTTTTGGCGGAATGGGTTTCCGGGCCTGGGCACCCGCGTTAAGAGCCAGCCCGTTCATTGCGAAAATTATTGTTATGAAGAGCAAGAATTTCACCTTGTTCATTTC belongs to Terriglobia bacterium and includes:
- a CDS encoding DUF2891 domain-containing protein, which encodes MENPRLLLFLLLLVAATRLSGQQGPPSRADFARIGVEQGPPSRADFARIGVEQGPPSRADFARIGVEQGRPSSQSGFDIEAASRFAQLALDCVHKEYPNKIAHSMNSDADVAPPRKLTPSFYGCYDWHSSVHGHWLLVRLARTFPDAPFALQARAALQQSLTAENLRTEASYLQAEGRASFERPYGLAWLLQLAVELRDWAADDPKNLTVHALYVNLLPLEQSAVDRLKVWLPKLSYPVRIGEHNQTAFAMGLMIDYARRVDDQDFTKLLLAKARQFYLADKNCPLSYEPSGEDFLSPCLAEADLMRRVLSPPDFASWLHTFLPQIPRDGSAGWLPTQKSTDPSDPKLGHIDGLNLSRAWMLEGIASGLPANDPRLKSLAACAAAHRSAGLAAVTGEHYEGGHWLGSFAVYLVTRRGIAK
- a CDS encoding UDP-N-acetylmuramate dehydrogenase, whose protein sequence is MRTQENIPLAPLTTFHVGGPARYFVDAHSEHEVSEAVAFAFAQKLPLFVLGGGSNLVVADSGWPGLVLKISLAGVEFEGDLQKMLFHASAGENWDSLVALAISKNCGGIECLSGIPGTVGGTPVQNVGAYGQEVSETITHVRALEIATGTVLDLSKADCGFSYRSSIFNGARRGEFIVLEVSYRLCRNVEPKIEYADVKNFFAASNVEKPTLHQVRDAVRSIRQSKAMLLVEGDEDCRSAGSFFKNPIVSAAEGSRIQALAEKRAPGKTMPRYPAADGRVKLAAAWLVEQSEFSKGYSLGPVGISRKHTLALVNRGGATAKDILALKDQIEKKVFEIWGVRLQPEPVFVGFDRQ
- a CDS encoding BrxA/BrxB family bacilliredoxin; this encodes MYPEGMVAPMRQELTAGGIQEARTAADVENAINQKGTVMVVVNSICGCAAGRMRPGVRAAIQSGVRPDRMITVFAGQDREATDAARSHFTGFPPSSPSIALMRDGQLVYMMQRHDIETSDPNTIATRLKQAFEKHCAKEAVSN
- a CDS encoding insulinase family protein, with protein sequence MNKVKFLLFITIIFAMNGLALNAGAQARKPIPPKVPQATAKPSAAPATSWQKVPIPPLHQFKPQEPRRVELPNGMVIFLQEDHELPLIDGTIRIRGGSREEPADKIGMISLYADVWRTGGTKSKTGDELDDFLEAHAARVEASDSADSTFLSWSSLKENYDQVFPVVLDLLENPEFRQDKIDLAKQQFFSLISRRNDDLDEIAGRESAKLAYGPDNPYSRTAEYDTVAAITREDLMQWHKRTIAPNNMILGLAGDFDSAAMEQKLRQAFGNMPKGEPFVPAKITFHGPTPGIYFVEKNDVNQSSIEMVDLGIDRRNPDYYAIDVMNELFGGGFSSRLFVNIRTKLGLAYSVGGGVGTAFDHSGITRFAMGTKSATTAAGIDALRKEMEKLITGTVQPIEMKKAKDAILNSFIFEFDSKQKVLAERMRYEFYGFPPDFLEQFRAGIEKVTPADVDRVARKYLHPEKMAVLVVGNAKDFDRQLSTFGKVNMIDISIPPPKKAEKPGK